The segment TGTCTATTTCATACATATTTACAGTAATCTTGCATCGCAGAGAGTCTATTCTTCAATGCTGTCCTTCACTATACCAGATATCAACAGTACAGTTTCGAAATTAATGGCGCTGGGAGCTGTGTTGGATGGGTCAATCAAATACGAGATCCATGGAAAAGTATTGTGTCTATATGCACATAATTTCCATACATGATTGTATTCACGAGTCTTTCGGAAACAATTTTATGACATTATTATATTTCTCTAGAATTCCTATTTCTTTCATTGCAGGTTGCAGCCTTACGATGCATCGACATGCTAGGTCTTTACAAGCCAGCTTGAAGAACTCATGGTACAAGAAATGAAAAGCTCCTTTAATTGCTCAGAAATGACTGGTGCATGCTTATACTTCCGGATAAAATAACTTTTAACATAAGTCAACTGGCTGGGACTCTTGTATTTAAAGTGCCAGAGCAGACTACAATTCTTGCTACGATCAGTGATGGGTATGTGGAGATATAGAGTCTAAGCAAGGTTAATTTTTAAGTGCCTTTGTGAGTTACAAAGTATGATGTGCTTGTTttcttattatttattttacttgTTAATATAAGTAttagcttttgcatatgtttgaagtcagtttgtgtaatttttattttcgcTGCAACGCATGGGTACTCAACTAGTTAAcaagtaaaataaataataagaaAACAAGCACATCATACTTTGTAACTCACAAAGGCACTTAAAAATTAACCTTGCTTAGACTCTATATCTCCACATACCCATCACTGATCGTAGCAAGAATTGTAGTCTGCTCTGGCACTTTAAATACAAGAGTCCCAGCCAGTTGACTTATGTTAAAAGTTATTTTATCCGGAAGTATAAGCATGCACCAGTCATTTCTGAGCAATTAAAGGAGCTTTTCATTTCTTGTACCATGAGTTCTTCAAGCTGGCTTGTAAAGACCTAGCATGTCGATGCATCGTAAGGCTGCAACCTGCAATGAAAGAAATAGGAATTCTAGAGAAATATAATAATGTCATAAAATTGTTTCCGAAAGACTCGTGAATACAATCATGTATGGAAATTATGTGCATATAGACACAATACTTTTCCATGGATCTCGTATTTGATTGACCCATCCAACACAGCTCCCAGCGCCATTAATTTCGAAACTGTACTGTTGATATCTGGTATAGTGAAGGACAGCATTGAAGAATAGACTCTCTGCGATGCAAGATTACTGTAAATATGTATGAAATAGACAACATTTACAATTCCATGCGTTGGCCCATTGCAAAAACATGCTAAAATGCCTCACGAACATACATTTTGCAACTGGAAATTTATATATCTTTCTTAACATACAACTATCCCCATACTCCACACGAACATGATGTTTCACTATCTTATATTCATATAATGATGATCTTCAGAGTCCATGAGAAGAACTGACAAGTGACAAAAGCTAAGGAGGACAAATTAATCCAATAGTTGATGAAATATTTTCATACACCGAGTACCACAGCTGTTCTTGATCTAAGCTTGCAAGAAGCATCATGAAAACATATGAAGTGTATTTTTCATGCAATATTAAATCTAGGGTTATCCCTTATCTTGGTCATTGTTTTCTCAAGAATAATGAGCAATCTGCAACCTCGCAGATCCAACACTCATTCGGCCGTACCATACGTTGGAGCATTGCTATGGCCGCGATGCATGTTTGACATGTATTGGTGTCGGGCACACGACCTATGGTAAGTCCAACCAGGCACATCAAAAAAAGAACCTTTTGCTCAAAAGCCTGAAGCCCATCAGGCCACCAGTAAGCTGTAAAGCGTGCAAGAGAACAATTACTTAGTCGTGACTCCATCTTACCTGCACAGCTACTCATCTAAGCTGTGCTAGGTGCTCATGGCAAATAAGGAAATTGGAAAAGGAAGGATTTTTCATCACCCATTTCATATGCACAGGAAAAATTTCAGGACTAAGTTCTTTCTGTTCCTGGAGCCCAGATTTTCACGACTGAATCCAAAGTTGGCTATATTTCGGTAGGAACGTACTATCCAGAACATCTAGCAATGTGCAGTCAGGCATGCCATCACCAATGTGTTTTCAGAGTCTGACAAGTGCACCACACACGCATTTCATCAAACACATGAACCTCACAGCACGGAGCACCACCGCGGCAGCAAGCAGCCGAACCCCCTCCGCCTCATTCCGTCAAACCCCTCTCAATACGCATCCCCTACAACCACTCGAAGGCCTACGAACCAGAGAACACGACAAGGAGAAGGCAGTATCAACAGCCGCACTTGTCGTTGGTGTGCACGAGCGTGAGCTTGAGTGGCCCTGACGGGAGCTCGGCCCAGCGGAGCGTGCACACGTTGACGCTGAAGTCGTGCCCCTCCGCGTAGAACCGCGCCGCCCGCGGCACGTCCCGGGGTCGCTGCAGCACCCACCGGAGCGTCGCCGCTGccatcccccaccacctcctttTCCCTTCCCTCCCCTTCCACACCACGCCGGCGACGCGCACAATACTCTCAGATCCAATGGCCCAGAGCGTGAGCTAGAAGCCGACGAACGACGTGGACGCGGTGGCCGTGACCCGGCGCCTCCGCGATGAGGTGGCGCAGAGGGGAGGCAGGGCAGCGCGGTGAAGAGGGACGGAAGAACGGAAAGCGGGGATTAGTTTGCAGCGGCGAATCGTGGGTGCAGGAAATCCGGGAGCGGAACGTAACCGTGAGCGGAACGACGACGCTTTACATATCTTTTAAGTAGTACAGATGTGAATGCACCCCATGACCCGCACATAACGCACGTGGATGTTTCAACTTTCTCTAATCACGCGGATGACTATACACATCTGGCAgctgaaaaatataattagtatttatagttttattttaatatttttttaaaaaatacaaatatatgtttattttaaaaaattgcagatCTAGATTTGGTCGAA is part of the Phragmites australis chromosome 12, lpPhrAust1.1, whole genome shotgun sequence genome and harbors:
- the LOC133886149 gene encoding uncharacterized protein LOC133886149 — its product is MAAATLRWVLQRPRDVPRAARFYTEGHDFSVNVCTLCWAKLPSGPLKLALVHTNDSNLASQRVYSSMLSFTIPDINSTVSKLMALGAVLDGSIKYEIHGKVAALRCIDMLGLYKPA
- the LOC133886066 gene encoding uncharacterized protein LOC133886066, translated to MAAATLRWVLQRPRDVPRAARFYAEGHDFSVNVCTLRWAELPSGPLKLTLVHTNDNNLASQRVYSSMLSFTIPDINSTVSKLMALGAVLDGSIKYEIHGKVAALRCIDMLGLYKPA